A genomic window from Silene latifolia isolate original U9 population chromosome Y, ASM4854445v1, whole genome shotgun sequence includes:
- the LOC141632249 gene encoding uncharacterized protein LOC141632249, which translates to MLGMDRNWMYGKRDFYFLKRLDEFISHDVSHQKQHGDEEHLICPCSICNNRKKVSCAKELRDHLVMKGFKPDYHVWIWHGEKEYDMQGTSNALNQGNKFDNVDEFEMHGLDFNDIPINVDNDNDDSHDKDNNVEGDNIDRMMDDLERDFIECPEIFQRLIDDSKKPLYPGCSKFTRLSAVLKLYTLKAANGWSYKNYSDLDECPRRKAARYKIKAGDKKKRSPIKTLWYLAIIPRFIRFFANLKDAEYMMWHHEERNKDGKLRHVADAPQWRTIDRTFPDFGGEPRNLRPELCTDGINPFGTLSTQHSSWAVMLIIYNLPPWLTTKSKYILLTLLLSGPKQPGSDIDVYLAPIIEDLKLLWNVGVRVFDVASGSHFQMPAILYCTINDFPAYGNLSGYRLKTDKGCPVCGDDTESE; encoded by the exons ATGTTGGGCATGGATCGGAATTGGATGTATGGGAAACGAGATTTCTATTTTCTTAAACGGCTTGATGAATTTATCAGCCATGATGTTTCACATCAAAAACAACATGGGGATGAGGAGCATCTCATTTGTCCGTGTAGCATATGTAACAACCGGAAAAAGGTAAGTTGTGCAAAGGAATTGCGGGATCATTTGGTAATGAAGGGGTTTAAACCTGATTATCATGTGTGGATATGGCATGGAGAGAAAGAATATGACATGCAAGGTACCTCAAACGCTTTAAATCAGGGGAACAAGTTTGATAATGTGGATGAATTTGAGATGCATGGTTTGGATTTTAATGACATTCCGATTAATGTGGACAATGATAACGATGATAGTCATGATAAGGACAACAACGTAGAGGGTGATAATATTGATAGAATGATGGATGATTTAGAAAGAGATTTCATAGAATGTCCAGAAATTTTCCAGAGGCTAATTGATGATTCTAAGAAACCGTTATATCCGGGTTGCTCCAAATTCACTCGTTTATCAGCTGTGTTGAAATTGTATACCTTGAAAGCGGCGAATGGATGGAGTTATAAGA ATTATAGTGACTTAGATGAGTGTCCACGACGTAAAGCAGCGCGGTACAAGATCAAAGCAGGAGATAAGAAGAAAAGGAGCCCGATCAAGACCTTATGGTATTTGGCAATTATACCAAGGTTTATTCGGTTTTTTGCAAATCTAAAAGATGCAGAATATATGATGtggcatcacgaagagagaaataAAGATGGTAAACTACGACATGTGGCTGATGCACCCCAATGGAGAACAATAGATAGAACCTTTCCAGATTTTGGTGGAGAGCCTAGGAATTTAAGACCAGAGCTTTGTACCGATGGAATTAATCCTTTTGGGACTCTTAGTACCCAACATAGCAGCTGGGCAGTAATGCTAATAATTTATAATCTGCCTCCTTGGCTTACAACAAAGAGTAAATACATTTTACTTACGCTCCTACTATCGGGTCCTAAACAACCTGGTAGTGACATAGACGTTTATTTGGCTCCAATAATAGAAGACTTGAAATTGTTATGGAATGTTGGTGTGCGGGTGTTTGATGTAGCTAGCGGCTCACACTTTCAAATGCCTGCTATTCTATATTGTACAATTAATGATTTCCCGGCTTATGGAAACCTTTCTGGTTATAGGCTGAAGACTGACAAGGGGTGCCCCGTATGTGGTGATGACACTGAATCTGAATAG